In the Alteromonas sp. M12 genome, one interval contains:
- a CDS encoding prepilin-type N-terminal cleavage/methylation domain-containing protein, producing MPLIGGASQKLSQGFSLVEVMIASLILLVGITGFATMQNRIMQSEKSLDLHAKAVQIAKQKMAELSHFKRNQTADGKTSYQSIADDKGGASAAGEIEIIENAHTDNSAKFKQHWQVTEQYYVDSDDDGKADKWVNDEDKDAPAPLPSLADRKAVTVKVSWLGSDGKTQQYELSGFIAPIPTNRSFHVFHKTPEGNLVAKNQISMTSQKNLVKHKLDEDLVQASLPIKFDEKTKISTASTIRLVLDEDSKHATIQQQREFAFAQCRCALSTETKAKTPAQVVIDGNQLAIKKGLWKIKTSGIAEPGQSPLCSSCCRDHHDTKDMLTNQNYYRNESGSAHKHFKVVSKGKYISASKIGDQYDEVCRFERVDGDFELLADLHSLQTISFLKNQMTEEFSNQYQQYVSNLIKSHVLEKALPLSPLENTLLMSPSAAQLELRSIYVERLQHEDNEVIKKMILDGDSDWQSLIPFLDFEITMQANWNSSNELVAKVSNQPKQSVFSPEELQYASYSKGRLIALMAGNSELSNEISKGNEGLIGSPSISMFNQYQTISSRVLQLKVKGGGTPGLIVDIFCTNTEDDIQLPCNEKQIVEISKLKMAPEKGEFSCNIEMLTNPNTSFFSCSNAPKGWLGKIVIDTSLLDSSVNLVWRDPSEKTTMGTSFGLIKPLIETSHSDYWLIVEFDS from the coding sequence ATGCCTTTAATAGGTGGAGCTTCACAAAAGTTATCACAGGGCTTTTCACTCGTTGAAGTGATGATAGCGTCATTAATATTGCTTGTGGGAATAACGGGGTTTGCAACTATGCAAAACCGCATAATGCAATCAGAAAAATCCTTAGATTTACACGCTAAAGCGGTCCAAATTGCGAAACAAAAAATGGCTGAGCTTAGCCATTTTAAACGTAATCAAACAGCCGACGGTAAAACCAGCTACCAATCAATCGCTGACGATAAAGGGGGCGCTTCAGCGGCAGGTGAGATTGAAATAATCGAAAATGCGCATACGGATAATAGCGCTAAATTTAAGCAGCACTGGCAGGTTACAGAGCAATATTATGTTGATTCTGATGATGATGGTAAAGCTGACAAGTGGGTAAATGATGAAGATAAAGATGCACCAGCTCCGCTACCTTCGTTAGCAGACAGAAAAGCCGTAACCGTTAAGGTAAGCTGGCTAGGTAGTGACGGCAAAACCCAACAATATGAGTTAAGTGGTTTTATTGCCCCTATCCCCACAAATAGAAGTTTTCATGTATTTCATAAAACGCCAGAGGGTAACTTAGTAGCCAAAAATCAAATATCAATGACGAGTCAGAAAAATCTCGTTAAACACAAATTAGACGAAGATTTAGTACAGGCAAGTTTACCCATTAAATTCGACGAAAAAACTAAAATCAGCACAGCGAGTACGATTAGGTTGGTGCTCGATGAAGATTCAAAACACGCCACAATACAACAACAAAGAGAATTTGCCTTCGCCCAGTGTCGATGTGCATTGTCCACTGAAACTAAGGCTAAAACGCCAGCACAAGTTGTCATTGATGGAAACCAGTTGGCAATCAAAAAAGGGCTGTGGAAAATCAAAACCTCAGGTATTGCCGAACCAGGTCAGTCCCCATTGTGTTCTAGTTGCTGTCGTGACCATCACGATACAAAGGATATGCTGACAAATCAAAATTACTATAGAAACGAAAGTGGTAGTGCGCACAAACATTTTAAAGTCGTCAGCAAAGGCAAATATATTAGTGCCAGCAAGATTGGTGATCAATATGATGAAGTATGCCGCTTTGAACGAGTTGATGGCGACTTTGAGTTACTAGCAGATTTACATTCCCTGCAAACCATTTCTTTTCTCAAAAATCAGATGACGGAGGAGTTCAGTAACCAATATCAACAATATGTATCAAACCTGATTAAGAGTCACGTTTTAGAAAAAGCTTTACCTTTATCACCACTTGAAAATACCTTGCTGATGTCGCCATCTGCAGCTCAACTTGAGTTGAGAAGTATCTATGTGGAACGGCTTCAACATGAAGACAACGAAGTCATTAAAAAAATGATCCTCGACGGCGACTCTGATTGGCAGAGCTTGATACCTTTTTTAGATTTTGAGATAACCATGCAAGCTAACTGGAATAGCAGTAATGAACTCGTTGCTAAGGTTAGCAATCAGCCGAAGCAAAGTGTATTTTCTCCCGAAGAGTTACAATATGCATCTTATAGTAAGGGCCGTTTAATTGCCTTAATGGCTGGCAACAGTGAACTATCAAATGAAATAAGCAAAGGTAACGAAGGCCTAATTGGCTCCCCTTCCATTTCAATGTTTAATCAATATCAAACAATATCTAGCAGAGTACTCCAGCTAAAGGTGAAGGGTGGCGGTACACCTGGCCTAATCGTGGATATATTTTGTACGAACACTGAGGATGATATTCAACTGCCTTGTAATGAGAAGCAGATAGTAGAAATAAGTAAACTTAAAATGGCACCTGAAAAAGGCGAGTTTAGCTGTAATATTGAAATGTTAACAAACCCTAATACTAGTTTCTTTAGCTGCTCAAACGCTCCTAAAGGCTGGCTGGGCAAGATTGTTATTGATACCAGTCTGCTAGACTCGAGTGTCAATTTAGTTTGGAGAGATCCTAGTGAAAAAACCACAATGGGCACTAGCTTTGGATTGATAAAGCCATTAATTGAAACATCCCACTCTGACTATTGGTTGATAGTAGAATTTGATAGCTGA
- a CDS encoding SurA N-terminal domain-containing protein: protein MLEKIREGSQGTWAVVILGLVILSFVFAGVGGYVSSSSNAAASVNGSEISQTTFDRAYQNERARMEAQFGESFSILAADTAYLNQFRKSILDRLIADKLMEQAAEEIGLRVSDEQIRESIVNMPEFQVGQSFDNERFKATLRQVGFQPSTFKDYLRSEMTRQQFVSAMLGSEFSLKSEASKVLSLQLQTRDIQYFSVPSADFASSVEVNDQDIEVYYQQNLAQFDTQEKVSLEYIELNADDLMSGIEVTEQEVEDLYNRSSNDFQTDEQRKLSLILIEFGDDEEAARAKAEATLARVRGGEDFAKVASEVSDDAFSAENGGDLDFIARGDMDSEFEDAAFNLENVGDITDIVESDFGLQIIKLTEIKDQQVTPFAEVKDTLTEQVRREKAVEEFFILQNTAAELAFEMPNGLVEVAEALDTEVKSTELFTQNAPPAEVSSPLVVNQAFSEELIADRVNSELISIGENNVMIIRVKEHEAERTKSLDEVKPEIVIQLTAQKAQEAAKAWAQSLLADLQDGTDISDKLAEKNLGWELQADVARFGSEIPAAIVDKVFQLSANPEQNKAVVELANGDIGVVQLNNVNSSAALPAEQVIAMQRQLGQMQSQTEITNLIEALKAKADIEVYIQ from the coding sequence ATGTTGGAAAAAATTAGAGAAGGATCGCAAGGCACTTGGGCTGTAGTGATCCTAGGTTTAGTTATTTTAAGTTTCGTCTTCGCGGGCGTTGGCGGTTATGTATCTTCATCAAGCAATGCAGCTGCATCGGTTAATGGAAGTGAAATATCCCAAACTACATTTGATCGTGCGTATCAGAATGAGCGTGCACGGATGGAAGCACAATTCGGAGAAAGCTTCAGCATACTTGCTGCTGATACTGCGTATTTGAATCAGTTCCGTAAGAGTATTCTGGATAGACTTATCGCGGATAAGTTGATGGAGCAAGCAGCCGAAGAAATTGGTTTGCGTGTTAGCGATGAGCAAATTCGTGAAAGTATTGTCAATATGCCAGAGTTTCAAGTTGGTCAATCTTTTGATAATGAGCGTTTTAAAGCGACATTACGTCAAGTTGGCTTTCAACCTAGTACCTTCAAAGACTACCTGCGTAGCGAAATGACGCGACAACAGTTCGTCAGCGCGATGTTAGGCAGTGAGTTTAGTCTAAAGTCTGAAGCCTCTAAAGTTCTTTCCCTGCAATTGCAAACTCGCGATATTCAATATTTCTCAGTGCCCTCGGCTGATTTTGCTTCATCAGTAGAAGTAAACGATCAGGATATTGAAGTATATTATCAACAAAATCTTGCTCAGTTTGATACTCAAGAAAAAGTAAGCTTGGAATATATTGAGCTTAATGCTGATGATTTGATGTCAGGTATTGAAGTGACAGAACAAGAAGTAGAAGACTTATACAATAGATCTTCTAATGATTTCCAAACTGATGAGCAAAGAAAACTTTCACTTATTCTTATCGAATTTGGTGATGACGAAGAAGCTGCCCGGGCGAAAGCTGAAGCTACTTTAGCGCGTGTACGTGGTGGCGAAGATTTTGCAAAAGTTGCTTCTGAAGTATCAGATGACGCGTTTTCTGCTGAAAATGGTGGTGACTTAGATTTTATTGCTCGCGGTGATATGGATAGTGAATTTGAAGATGCAGCATTCAATCTTGAAAATGTGGGTGATATTACCGATATTGTTGAGTCTGATTTCGGATTACAAATCATTAAGCTTACTGAGATTAAAGATCAGCAAGTAACGCCTTTTGCCGAAGTTAAAGATACCTTAACTGAACAAGTAAGACGGGAAAAAGCAGTTGAAGAGTTCTTTATTCTTCAGAACACCGCTGCTGAGTTGGCATTTGAAATGCCAAATGGTTTGGTCGAAGTTGCAGAAGCATTAGATACTGAAGTGAAATCTACGGAGTTGTTTACTCAAAATGCGCCTCCAGCAGAGGTTTCAAGTCCATTGGTAGTGAACCAAGCATTTTCAGAAGAGTTAATTGCAGATCGTGTAAATAGTGAACTGATTTCAATTGGTGAGAATAATGTGATGATTATTCGTGTTAAAGAGCACGAAGCAGAGCGCACTAAGTCACTAGATGAAGTTAAACCTGAGATCGTCATTCAGCTTACTGCTCAAAAAGCGCAAGAAGCAGCTAAAGCTTGGGCGCAGTCTTTATTGGCTGATTTACAAGACGGTACTGATATATCCGATAAACTTGCTGAAAAAAATCTTGGTTGGGAACTACAAGCTGACGTGGCTAGATTCGGTAGTGAAATTCCAGCGGCGATTGTTGATAAAGTATTTCAATTATCAGCTAATCCTGAGCAAAATAAAGCGGTAGTAGAATTAGCCAACGGTGATATTGGTGTTGTGCAGCTAAACAATGTGAACAGCTCCGCGGCATTACCTGCAGAGCAGGTGATAGCCATGCAACGTCAACTAGGCCAAATGCAATCTCAAACTGAAATTACTAATCTAATTGAAGCATTGAAAGCAAAAGCAGATATCGAAGTGTATATTCAGTAA
- a CDS encoding UDP-2,3-diacylglucosamine diphosphatase, with amino-acid sequence MKKQYRTVWLSDIHLGSKDCKAEYLLDFLSNHQFETIYLVGDIIDMWAMSKQFRWPDSHNQVLHKIWQLSQTETKVIYLPGNHDQPLQKYNGMEFGHIKVVRDTIHITQDHKKLLVLHGDQFDQEVCFGPVHAWIGDKAYDLLLFINRWFNRIQTLRGKPYWSLAGHIKKHIKGASLAIERYKQACCERATSRGLDGVVCGHIHHPEICTKRDATYFNDGDWIENCSALTENAEGQLQLVYWTQLAEKAQVIPIKTDEKSKNSQAA; translated from the coding sequence ATGAAAAAACAATATAGAACGGTTTGGTTGTCTGATATCCATTTAGGTAGCAAAGACTGTAAAGCCGAATATCTACTCGACTTCCTGAGCAACCACCAATTCGAAACCATTTATTTGGTAGGTGACATTATTGATATGTGGGCGATGAGTAAGCAGTTTCGTTGGCCAGATAGCCACAATCAGGTTCTGCATAAAATTTGGCAATTATCACAAACTGAAACCAAGGTAATTTACTTACCAGGCAATCATGACCAACCATTGCAAAAATATAATGGCATGGAGTTTGGTCATATCAAAGTAGTGCGGGACACCATCCACATCACCCAGGACCATAAAAAACTATTGGTTTTACATGGCGACCAATTTGACCAAGAAGTGTGCTTCGGACCAGTCCATGCGTGGATTGGCGATAAAGCTTACGACTTATTATTGTTTATAAACCGTTGGTTCAATCGTATTCAAACCCTGCGTGGCAAACCTTATTGGTCACTGGCGGGACATATTAAAAAGCATATTAAAGGGGCCAGTTTAGCCATTGAGAGATATAAACAAGCCTGTTGTGAACGAGCAACTAGTCGCGGCTTAGATGGTGTGGTTTGCGGTCATATTCATCACCCTGAAATATGCACAAAACGTGATGCTACTTATTTCAATGATGGAGATTGGATAGAAAACTGTTCAGCGCTGACGGAAAATGCAGAAGGTCAATTACAGCTGGTGTATTGGACTCAATTAGCTGAAAAAGCTCAGGTAATACCGATAAAAACTGACGAGAAATCAAAAAATTCGCAAGCAGCCTAA
- a CDS encoding GspH/FimT family pseudopilin, with translation MRLNKKHQLRSHLTRGLTILEVMVALTIIALLAAIGGPSIIQTLRHQQLKASLQTSYFLLQQAKSTAITQNKNITVQFKNGDNWCIALSDTGPCNCQVKSLCSVDNIEYRVSAEDYPHILFSKITMGKDQAIIFDGVRGTAIGNAGSGVFSNGTEAAKLIVSNLGRVRICMHSGHLGAFQIC, from the coding sequence GTGCGTTTAAATAAAAAACATCAGCTTAGATCTCACCTCACTAGAGGGCTTACCATTTTAGAAGTGATGGTGGCGCTTACAATTATCGCTCTACTTGCTGCAATTGGCGGCCCATCAATAATTCAAACTTTACGCCATCAGCAATTGAAGGCTTCTTTGCAGACCAGTTACTTTTTACTGCAACAAGCTAAATCCACGGCAATCACACAGAATAAAAACATTACCGTACAATTTAAAAATGGCGACAACTGGTGTATCGCATTAAGCGATACGGGCCCTTGCAATTGCCAAGTAAAATCGCTGTGTAGTGTGGATAACATAGAGTATCGCGTATCGGCTGAAGATTATCCTCACATCTTATTTTCGAAAATTACCATGGGAAAAGATCAGGCTATTATCTTTGACGGGGTCAGAGGCACTGCAATTGGCAATGCAGGCTCCGGTGTGTTTAGCAATGGCACTGAAGCCGCCAAACTCATTGTGAGCAATTTAGGTCGAGTCAGAATTTGCATGCACAGTGGTCACTTAGGAGCTTTCCAAATATGTTAA
- a CDS encoding lysophospholipid acyltransferase family protein, with amino-acid sequence MFTVEEVIKKHYPQAENNPWLSKPLQFALRHLLHEKEMLEFGQTYPNIQGIDFIEQVLEYFNISYSVRDIEKERIPSSGRVVVIANHPIGSLDALALLKLLCAIRPDVKVVANQMLMTLEPLQDMLLPVNNMHGGTPKEHLQNIHQHLKQEGAVLIFPAGEVSRLRPQGVRDTRWNSGFLKIARSTNSPILPTFIDAKNSPLFYGVSMLYKPLATALLVKEMFKQKRKHLPIRIGEIVPVESYNHNTLSRTQHVKLFKKHLYKIASGKRGVYKTQTAIALPENRKTLSKAIKAECELLGETGDGKLIYLYQYAKSSPIMREIGRLREVAFRAVGEGSNRRRDIDKFDNHYLQLILWDRDDLEIAGAYRIGDAKRIVEKYGIDGLYSSTLFNYQDSMTPYFEQGLELGRSFVQPRYWGRRSLDYLWYGIGAFIQKNPQYRYLFGPVSLSNSYPSAAKSMIVQFYQLYFPPQEHLASSKLPYEMSEQLTSPFTGENYKQDFTTLKHLLANMGMLVPTLYKQYSETYDDNGLQFLDFNIDPDFNDCIDGLVLGDISKMKAKKQQRYLQQDIKKAS; translated from the coding sequence ATGTTCACTGTTGAAGAAGTTATAAAAAAACATTACCCACAAGCAGAAAACAACCCTTGGCTTTCGAAACCGCTGCAATTCGCCTTACGACACTTACTTCATGAAAAAGAAATGTTGGAATTTGGGCAGACCTATCCAAATATCCAAGGCATTGATTTTATTGAGCAGGTACTGGAATACTTTAATATTAGTTACTCCGTTAGAGATATTGAAAAAGAACGCATCCCAAGCTCAGGACGGGTTGTGGTGATTGCTAACCACCCTATCGGCTCGCTAGACGCCTTAGCGTTATTAAAATTGTTATGTGCAATAAGACCCGACGTAAAAGTCGTTGCCAATCAGATGTTGATGACCTTAGAGCCACTACAAGACATGTTACTGCCAGTCAATAACATGCATGGAGGCACCCCTAAAGAGCATCTTCAAAATATTCATCAACATCTTAAGCAAGAAGGGGCTGTGCTGATTTTTCCTGCTGGCGAAGTCTCACGTTTACGTCCTCAAGGCGTTAGAGACACACGCTGGAATTCAGGTTTTTTGAAAATTGCTCGCTCTACAAACTCCCCCATCTTGCCAACTTTTATTGACGCCAAAAATTCACCACTTTTCTACGGCGTTTCCATGTTATACAAACCTTTGGCTACCGCGTTATTGGTCAAAGAAATGTTCAAACAAAAACGCAAACATTTACCCATTCGAATAGGCGAAATAGTGCCGGTAGAGTCATACAACCACAACACCTTATCGCGCACTCAACATGTCAAATTATTCAAAAAACACCTGTATAAAATCGCGTCAGGTAAACGTGGTGTTTATAAAACCCAAACGGCCATCGCACTACCAGAGAACCGTAAAACATTGTCGAAAGCCATTAAAGCAGAATGCGAGTTATTGGGTGAAACCGGTGATGGCAAGCTTATCTATTTATATCAATATGCTAAATCATCTCCGATTATGCGTGAAATAGGACGACTTAGAGAGGTGGCTTTTCGTGCTGTGGGTGAAGGCAGTAATAGGCGCAGAGATATTGATAAGTTTGACAATCATTACTTACAGCTGATCTTATGGGATAGAGATGATCTGGAAATTGCCGGAGCTTACCGCATTGGTGATGCAAAAAGAATTGTCGAAAAATATGGCATAGATGGACTTTATTCAAGTACTTTGTTTAATTACCAAGACAGCATGACCCCCTACTTTGAACAAGGGTTAGAGCTGGGGCGAAGTTTTGTACAACCACGCTATTGGGGTAGACGCAGCTTAGATTATTTGTGGTACGGAATAGGCGCTTTTATCCAGAAAAATCCTCAATACCGCTATTTATTCGGTCCTGTTAGTTTAAGTAACTCTTATCCTAGCGCGGCAAAAAGTATGATTGTGCAGTTTTATCAGTTGTATTTTCCACCGCAGGAACATCTGGCCAGTTCAAAGCTACCCTATGAGATGAGCGAACAACTCACTTCACCATTTACTGGTGAAAATTACAAACAAGACTTCACGACGTTAAAACACTTATTAGCGAATATGGGCATGCTTGTACCAACCTTGTATAAGCAATATTCTGAGACTTACGATGATAATGGTCTGCAATTTTTGGACTTTAATATCGATCCTGACTTTAACGACTGTATTGATGGGCTAGTTTTGGGCGATATTTCCAAAATGAAAGCTAAAAAGCAACAGCGTTATCTGCAGCAGGATATTAAAAAAGCTAGCTAA
- a CDS encoding type IV pilin protein produces the protein MSKGVSLIELMITLAIIAILVAISGNVFSGNILKSRRQQAQNQMLESTLMQGQFRITNGRYASVEELGLENSEHYIYSSEIKGGATFTLFAKAQNNQKKDSACSILSINQSMQREPKKCW, from the coding sequence ATGAGCAAAGGAGTTAGCTTGATCGAATTAATGATTACCTTGGCAATCATTGCCATTTTGGTGGCCATATCGGGTAATGTTTTTAGCGGTAATATCTTAAAGTCACGGCGGCAGCAGGCGCAAAATCAGATGCTCGAAAGTACCCTTATGCAAGGGCAATTTCGAATCACTAATGGGCGTTATGCAAGTGTTGAAGAATTGGGCTTAGAAAATTCCGAACATTATATCTACTCCTCAGAAATAAAGGGCGGAGCAACTTTTACCCTATTTGCAAAAGCACAAAATAATCAAAAAAAAGACTCAGCATGCAGCATTCTAAGCATTAATCAATCCATGCAGCGTGAGCCTAAGAAGTGCTGGTAA
- a CDS encoding prepilin-type N-terminal cleavage/methylation domain-containing protein, with the protein MLSRQLRALGFSLIELLIAMVIGMSALASLAGFIGNAAASNSKFLMLMRLNEELNTVTNLITAEIQRTGFNAEITAAIHNPDIYLSQFHQPIVISKHPKESSDSCILYAYDKDKNGVINLEGSDENYGFRLHNDAVEMRQDGADCAAGGWQDLTDSSVTSVEELRFSIIFISESTIGIRIHISASVKQHSTMSKQITRDVYAHSQQNV; encoded by the coding sequence ATGTTAAGTAGACAACTAAGAGCACTTGGTTTTTCGCTAATTGAATTACTTATTGCCATGGTAATTGGAATGTCGGCATTGGCCAGTTTAGCCGGATTTATTGGTAATGCCGCAGCTTCTAATAGCAAGTTCTTAATGCTAATGCGTTTAAATGAGGAACTTAATACCGTAACAAACTTGATCACTGCAGAAATACAGCGAACAGGTTTCAATGCTGAAATAACCGCTGCGATACATAATCCTGATATTTACCTTAGCCAATTTCATCAACCTATTGTTATTTCCAAGCACCCTAAAGAAAGCAGTGATAGCTGCATACTCTATGCGTACGATAAAGATAAAAATGGCGTTATCAATTTAGAAGGAAGTGATGAAAATTACGGATTTCGACTACATAACGACGCAGTTGAGATGCGTCAAGATGGCGCTGATTGTGCTGCTGGCGGTTGGCAAGATCTGACCGACAGCAGTGTCACTTCTGTTGAGGAGTTACGATTCAGCATCATTTTCATATCCGAATCGACAATAGGTATCCGGATACATATATCAGCCTCAGTGAAACAGCATAGCACCATGAGTAAGCAAATTACTCGAGACGTGTATGCACATAGCCAGCAAAATGTTTAA
- the lon gene encoding endopeptidase La — MTDERVDRIEMPVLALRDVVVYPHMVIPLFVGREKSIRCLEAAMDKDKQIFLVAQKDAGVDEPETDDVYQVGTIATILQLLKLPDGTVKVLVEGNVRGQIQTFLQTDEFFVAEVVRKEDQEVAENEQEVLIRSAISQFEGYVKLNKKIPPEVLTSLSGIEEAARLADTMAAHMPLKLSEKQKVLEMEGVNERLEYLMALMENEIDLLQVEKKIRTRVKKQMEKSQREYYLNEQMKAIQKELGELDETPDEFEALAKKIEEAKMPEEAKEKATAELRKLKMMSPMSAEATVVRSYIDWLANVPWNKRSVVKKDLAKADDILDSDHYGLDKVKERIIEYLAVQQRVKKLKGPILCLVGPPGVGKTSLGQSIAKATGRKYVRMALGGVRDEAEIRGHRRTYIGSMPGKLIQKMAKVGVKNPLFLLDEIDKMSSDMRGDPSSALLEVLDPEQNGTFSDHYLEVDYDLSDVMFVATSNSMNIPGPLLDRMEVIRLSGYTEDEKLNIATRHLVEKQMSRNGLKTGELVIEDSAIIGIIRYYTREAGVRSLEREISKICRKAVKNILLDKSIKQVVANQDNLKDFLGVQRFDYGKAEGSNQIGQVTGLAWTSVGGDLLTIETTSVPGKGKTTFTGSLGDVMLESIKTAMTVVRSRAEKLRINEDFHEKRDIHVHVPEGATPKDGPSAGIAMCTALVSSLTGNPVKAEVAMTGEITLRGEVLAIGGLKEKLLAAHRGGIKTVVIPKDNERDLEEIPDNVKQDLDIHAVQWIDEVLNLALQENPEGFSPEKVKSKKK, encoded by the coding sequence ATGACAGATGAGCGAGTAGATCGCATTGAAATGCCAGTATTGGCATTGCGTGATGTGGTGGTGTATCCCCACATGGTTATCCCATTGTTCGTTGGCAGAGAAAAATCTATCCGTTGTTTAGAAGCAGCAATGGACAAAGATAAGCAGATTTTTTTGGTTGCCCAAAAAGACGCTGGCGTAGATGAGCCAGAGACAGATGATGTGTATCAAGTTGGTACCATCGCAACGATTTTACAGCTTCTTAAATTACCTGACGGCACAGTGAAAGTGTTGGTTGAAGGTAACGTACGAGGTCAAATTCAAACATTTTTACAAACCGACGAATTCTTTGTTGCAGAAGTTGTGCGTAAAGAAGATCAAGAGGTTGCAGAAAACGAGCAAGAAGTGTTGATACGCTCAGCAATTTCTCAGTTCGAAGGTTACGTTAAACTGAATAAAAAGATCCCACCAGAGGTGTTAACCTCTCTTAGTGGTATCGAAGAAGCCGCTAGGCTTGCAGATACGATGGCGGCACATATGCCATTGAAACTGTCTGAAAAACAAAAAGTACTCGAAATGGAAGGCGTGAATGAGCGTTTAGAGTATTTGATGGCACTTATGGAAAACGAAATCGATTTGCTTCAAGTAGAGAAAAAAATCCGTACTCGGGTTAAAAAGCAAATGGAAAAAAGCCAACGTGAGTATTATCTGAATGAGCAGATGAAGGCTATCCAAAAAGAATTGGGTGAGCTGGATGAAACTCCAGATGAATTTGAAGCCTTAGCTAAAAAGATTGAAGAAGCTAAAATGCCTGAAGAGGCAAAAGAAAAGGCAACGGCTGAACTACGCAAACTTAAAATGATGTCGCCAATGTCTGCGGAAGCGACTGTAGTGCGCAGTTATATTGATTGGCTAGCAAATGTACCTTGGAATAAACGCAGTGTGGTTAAGAAAGATTTAGCCAAAGCTGACGATATTCTTGACTCAGACCACTACGGTTTGGACAAAGTTAAAGAAAGAATCATTGAGTACTTAGCGGTTCAACAGCGAGTTAAGAAGCTCAAAGGTCCAATTTTATGCTTAGTTGGTCCTCCTGGAGTGGGTAAAACCTCATTGGGACAGTCAATCGCCAAAGCTACCGGCCGTAAATACGTGAGAATGGCCCTTGGTGGAGTGCGTGATGAAGCTGAGATTCGTGGTCATAGACGCACTTACATTGGCTCGATGCCTGGTAAATTGATTCAAAAAATGGCGAAAGTTGGGGTTAAAAATCCACTATTTTTACTAGATGAAATTGACAAAATGTCTTCAGACATGCGTGGTGATCCCTCTTCTGCATTGTTAGAAGTGTTAGATCCCGAGCAAAACGGCACCTTTAGCGATCATTATCTAGAAGTGGATTATGATTTGTCAGACGTGATGTTCGTTGCGACGTCTAACAGTATGAATATCCCCGGTCCATTGTTAGACCGTATGGAAGTTATTCGCTTATCTGGTTACACAGAGGACGAGAAGCTGAACATAGCCACCCGTCACCTGGTTGAAAAGCAGATGTCCAGAAACGGACTTAAAACCGGTGAATTGGTCATTGAAGATTCGGCGATTATTGGCATTATTCGTTATTACACTCGGGAAGCCGGCGTACGTAGCTTGGAACGAGAGATTTCCAAGATTTGTCGCAAAGCAGTGAAAAACATTTTACTGGATAAATCGATAAAGCAAGTTGTTGCTAACCAAGATAATTTAAAAGATTTCTTAGGTGTTCAACGTTTTGATTATGGAAAAGCCGAAGGTAGCAATCAAATAGGTCAGGTAACTGGACTCGCTTGGACGTCTGTTGGCGGTGATTTACTCACAATTGAAACAACCTCTGTGCCTGGAAAAGGGAAAACAACCTTTACCGGATCTTTGGGCGACGTAATGCTCGAGTCCATTAAAACGGCAATGACAGTTGTACGTAGCCGAGCTGAGAAATTACGTATCAACGAAGATTTCCATGAAAAACGTGATATCCATGTGCACGTTCCTGAAGGAGCGACGCCAAAAGATGGTCCAAGTGCGGGTATCGCAATGTGCACAGCTTTGGTTTCTTCTCTGACCGGTAATCCAGTTAAAGCTGAAGTGGCTATGACTGGTGAGATTACACTTCGTGGCGAAGTGTTAGCCATCGGTGGATTGAAAGAAAAATTACTGGCCGCTCACCGTGGTGGAATTAAAACAGTAGTGATTCCTAAAGACAACGAACGTGACCTTGAAGAGATTCCAGATAACGTCAAACAAGACCTAGATATTCACGCAGTCCAATGGATTGATGAGGTTTTGAACTTGGCATTACAGGAAAACCCTGAGGGTTTTAGCCCCGAAAAAGTGAAATCGAAGAAAAAGTAA
- the hupB gene encoding nucleoid-associated protein HU-beta, with protein MNKSQLIDSIAAGADISKAAAGRALDSFTDAVTAALKDGDQVALVGFGTFSVRERSARSGRNPQTGETIQIAAAKVPSFKAGKALKDSCN; from the coding sequence GTGAACAAGTCTCAACTAATCGATAGTATTGCTGCTGGTGCAGATATTTCTAAAGCAGCTGCTGGTCGTGCTCTTGATTCATTTACCGATGCAGTTACTGCAGCTCTTAAAGACGGCGATCAAGTAGCGCTAGTTGGCTTTGGTACATTCTCAGTTCGTGAGCGTTCAGCTCGCAGTGGTCGTAACCCGCAAACTGGCGAAACTATCCAGATTGCTGCAGCGAAAGTGCCTTCTTTCAAAGCTGGTAAAGCACTTAAAGATTCTTGTAACTAA